A stretch of the Musa acuminata AAA Group cultivar baxijiao chromosome BXJ2-7, Cavendish_Baxijiao_AAA, whole genome shotgun sequence genome encodes the following:
- the LOC135616799 gene encoding scarecrow-like protein 6, whose translation MGGGMPLSLQEKGAPLQVLEGEEGLFWCVSSSATAADNSNSNTRWKERADDQERLVLEPRSVLESLRSPSPPSSASTLYPTRGGGGGGPASSDGSDSATPPAAEEARREEKLLPVPADEECSLGGVWEALLLEQAASIGQDQTFLRWITSEADNTSSVGHGGTRSHFDPALVLEGASVSAEVINPLPPTSSVLSATGATFGCGSVNPNSCLPPPAATTLPVRLSPTQPRVLFQESTEGKPFLCPSLLLAQQQQARFPHQSSFFLPLHQFAGHHGGQPPRHLDPSPRRRPAVHPFPISRAPELRRPNPPQQPGFSHQFNASACQLQPGPAKPKLASGDEAPAAAAAVAQEQKALSDQLFKAAELIEVGNTVSARGILARLNHQLPFPVGKPLLRSAFYFKEALHLLAGHSPHPPPPLPNRILTPLDVVLKLGTYKTFSDVSPIVQFAIFTCIQPLLEALDGARCIHIIDFDIGVGMQWSVFMQELAQQWSSTMAATPSLKISAFTSPCTHHPLELHLIHQNLCRFAGSLNIPFEFNFLSLDPFDPSVLIGRCSAVDEAIAINLPVGCAIRPPIPTLIDFVKQLSPKILVSVDHGCDRGDLPFAHHILHAFQSCTVLLDSIDAAGANQDAANKFEQFLVRPRVESAVLGHHCLSEKVLPWRTLFVSAGFVPMQFSNFTEMQAECLLKRVLVRGFHVEKRQSSLSLCWQHGELISVSAWNC comes from the coding sequence ATGGGAGGAGGGATGCCCCTTTCTCTCCAAGAGAAGGGGGCTCCTCTGCAGGTCTTagaaggcgaagaaggcctcTTTTGGTGTGTTTCTTCTTCTGCTACTGCTGCTGATAATAGCAATAGTAATACTAGGTGGAAGGAGAGGGCAGACGACCAGGAAAGGTTGGTGTTGGAGCCGCGGTCGGTTCTGGAAAGCCTGCGGAGCCCCAGCCCGCCAAGCTCCGCCTCCACCCTGTACCCCAcccgcggcggtggcggcggagggCCGGCCTCCTCCGACGGCTCGGACTCCGCCACTCCACCGGCGGCGGAAGAGGCCCGGAGGGAGGAGAAACTCCTGCCCGTCCCCGCTGATGAGGAGTGCTCCCTCGGTGGCGTCTGGGAGGCCTTGCTTTTGGAACAGGCCGCCTCTATCGGCCAAGACCAGACCTTTCTCCGGTGGATCACCAGCGAAGCCGACAACACCTCTTCTGTTGGCCATGGTGGCACCCGATCGCATTTCGATCCAGCTCTCGTGTTAGAAGGTGCTTCGGTGTCGGCGGAAGTCATTAATCCTCTTCCGCCGACTTCCTCTGTTCTCTCTGCCACTGGTGCCACCTTTGGGTGTGGAAGTGTGAATCCCAATTCCTGCCTCCCTCCTCCCGCAGCGACTACCCTTCCCGTGCGTCTATCTCCCACACAGCCCAGAGTCCTTTTCCAAGAATCCACGGAGGGGAAGCCATTCCTCTGCCCGAGCCTCCTCTTAGCTCAGCAACAGCAGGCCCGATTCCCGCATcaatcttccttcttcctccctttGCATCAGTTCGCCGGCCACCATGGGGGTCAGCCACCGCGGCATCTTGACCCGTCTCCCCGTAGACGCCCTGCCGTCCACCCCTTCCCCATCTCCCGTGCCCCTGAACTCCGCCGCCCCAACCCGCCCCAGCAGCCGGGATTCTCTCACCAGTTCAACGCATCTGCATGCCAGCTTCAACCAGGACCGGCAAAACCCAAATTAGCAAGCGGAGATGAGGCACCCGCAGCTGCGGCAGCCGTGGCACAGGAGCAGAAGGCACTGAGCGACCAGCTCTTCAAGGCGGCCGAGTTGATCGAGGTCGGGAACACCGTCAGTGCCCGAGGGATATTGGCGCGGCTCAATCACCAGCTCCCCTTTCCCGTAGGGAAGCCACTCCTGCGGTCCGCCTTCTACTTCAAGGAGGCTCTCCACCTCCTCGCCGGGCATTCCCCCCACCCACCTCCACCTCTTCCGAACCGAATCTTGACGCCGTTGGACGTTGTGCTCAAGCTTGGAACCTACAAGACTTTCTCCGACGTCTCCCCCATCGTCCAATTCGCCATCTTCACCTGCATCCAACCCCTCTTGGAGGCGCTTGATGGCGCGAGATGCATCCACATCATCGACTTTGACATTGGGGTCGGCATGCAGTGGTCAGTCTTCATGCAGGAGCTTGCCCAGCAGTGGTCCTCAACAATGGCTGCCACTCCAAGCCTGAAAATATCGGCTTTTACCTCGCCCTGCACCCACCACCCCTTGGAGCTCCATCTGATCCACCAGAACCTGTGCCGTTTTGCGGGCAGCCTCAACATCCCCTTCGAATTCAATTTCCTTAGTCTCGACCCCTTCGACCCATCAGTTCTCATCGGAAGGTGTTCTGCTGTTGATGAGGCCATTGCCATAAACCTCCCCGTAGGTTGCGCAATTCGCCCACCCATCCCAACTCTCATAGATTTCGTGAAGCAGCTCTCCCCGAAGATCTTGGTCTCGGTTGATCATGGATGTGATCGCGGTGACCTGCCCTTTGCTCATCACATCCTCCATGCATTCCAGTCATGCACAGTGCTCCTCGACTCAATTGATGCAGCAGGTGCCAATCAGGATGCAGCTAACAAGTTCGAACAGTTCCTAGTGCGACCAAGGGTCGAAAGTGCTGTTCTAGGCCACCATTGTTTGTCAGAGAAAGTGCTGCCTTGGAGAACTCTATTTGTGTCTGCTGGATTTGTGCCTATGCAATTCAGCAACTTCACAGAGATGCAAGCAGAGTGTCTTCTGAAGAGGGTGCTGGTTAGGGGTTTCCATGTGGAGAAGCGCCAATCTTCACTTTCCCTCTGTTGGCAGCATGGGGAACTAATATCAGTATCGGCATGGAATTGCTGA
- the LOC135616801 gene encoding tetraspanin-20-like codes for MRPSFCRSCLAFALKFLNFLQTFVGVSVLIYSIWVLNCWHRHRHLVLDLRDVPAPWFVCASMGVGISLCLISFTGYVAAEAVNGCCLCFYAVLSTMLIVLEAALMGDILLNKHWEEDLPYDSTGELKNLREFVEDNMDIFKWVAVSVIAIQALCLLLTLVLRALVQPRNDAYDSDEDFVVIRRPLLHPQGGGPSYGTTSIDNKGIHSDTWSSRMRHKYGLNQNELPPNAVDLKPPVP; via the exons ATGCGTCCCAGCTTTTGCCGGAGCTGCCTGGCGTTCGCCCTCAAGTTCTTGAACTTCCTACAGACCTTCGTCGGCGTCTCCGTGTTGATCTACTCCATATGGGTGCTCAATTGTTGGCATCGTCACCGGCATCTTGTCCTCGATCTCCGAGACGTTCCCGCCCCCTG GTTCGTGTGTGCGTCGATGGGCGTCGGGATCTCCCTGTGTCTGATTTCGTTTACCGGATATGTCGCTGCTGAGGCAGTCAACGGCTGTTGCCTCTGTTTC TATGCGGTTTTATCCACCATGCTCATTGTACTAGAAGCAGCTTTGATGGGTGATATTTTGCTAAACAAGCACTGGGAAGAG GATCTTCCATATGACTCCACTGGAGAACTAAAAAATCTTCGTGAATTTGTAGAAGATAACATGGATATTTTCAAATGGGTTGCTGTGAGTGTGATTGCTATCCAG GCACTTTGTCttttgttgacacttgttttgcgAGCCTTGGTTCAACCCAGAAACGATGCATATGACAGTGATGAAGATTTTGTTGTAATAAGGCGACCACTTCTTCACCCACAGGGTGGTGGCCCCTCTTATGGTACAACCTCCATTGACAACAAAGGAATTCACTCTGACACTTGGAGTTCTAGAATGAGACATAAG
- the LOC135616798 gene encoding L-lactate dehydrogenase A-like — protein sequence MKKVSSLSELGFADDIHRTLFRPIQQAAPPSPTQRRTKISVIGAGNVGMAIAQTILTQDLTDELALVDAKPDKLQGEMLDLQHAAAFLPRTRILASPDYAVTANSDVCIITAGARQIPGETRLNLLQRNLALFKEIVPPLARFSPGTLLLVVSNPVDVLTYIAWKLSGFPPNRVIGSGTNLDSSRFRFLLADHLEVNAQDVQAYMVGEHGDSSVALWSSMSVGGVPILSQLTNDKAVIEQGVLEKIRKAVVESAYEVIRLKGYTSWAIGYSAANLARSLLRDQHRIHPVSLLAKGFYGIPDDREVFLSLPAQLGRSGVLSVANIHLSDEEAARLRRSANTLWELQQKLDL from the exons ATGAAGAAGGTGTCATCACTCTCGGAGCTCGGCTTCGCTGATGACATACACAGGACCCTGTTCCGCCCCATCCAGCAGGCGGCGCCGCCGTCTCCCACTCAGCGTCGCACCAAGATATCCGTGATCGGTGCCGGGAACGTGGGCATGGCCATCGCCCAGACGATCCTGACGCAGGACCTGACGGACGAGCTGGCGCTGGTGGACGCCAAGCCCGACAAGCTGCAGGGGGAGATGCTGGATCTGCAGCACGCCGCGGCCTTTCTCCCGCGCACCCGGATCCTGGCGTCTCCGGACTACGCGGTGACGGCGAACTCGGATGTCTGCATCATCACGGCCGGCGCTCGGCAGATCCCGGGCGAGACGCGACTAAACCTGCTGCAGCGCAATCTGGCGCTGTTCAAGGAGATCGTGCCGCCGCTGGCGAGGTTCTCGCCGGGGACGCTGCTGCTGGTGGTGTCGAATCCGGTGGACGTGTTGACGTATATCGCCTGGAAGCTGTCGGGGTTTCCGCCCAACAGGGTGATCGGGTCGGGGACCAACCTGGACTCCTCGCGTTTCCGGTTCCTGCTCGCCGATCACCTGGAAGTCAACGCTCAAGATGTCCAG GCGTACATGGTGGGGGAGCACGGTGACAGTTCGGTGGCGCTGTGGTCAAGCATGAGCGTGGGCGGAGTGCCCATACTGAGCCAACTCACCAACGACAAGGCAGTCATAGAGCAAGGAGTACTGGAGAAGATAAGGAAGGCGGTGGTGGAGAGCGCGTACGAGGTGATCCGCCTCAAGGGCTATACATCCTGGGCCATTGGCTACTCGGCGGCCAACCTCGCCCGATCTCTGCTTCGCGATCAACACCGCATCCATCCCGTCTCTCTGCTCGCCAAGGGATTCTACGGCATCCCCGATGACCGCGAGGTCTTCCTCAGCCTCCCCGCCCAGCTCGGCCGTAGCGGCGTTCTCAGCGTCGCCAATATCCATCTCAGTGACGAGGAGGCTGCCCGCCTTCGACGATCCGCCAACACTCTGTGGGAGCTTCAACAGAAACTCGACCTGTAA
- the LOC135616797 gene encoding L-lactate dehydrogenase A-like codes for MKKASSLSELGFANDVHHALFRPIQEAAPPSPTKRHTKISVVGAGNVGMAIAQTILTQHLADELALVDAKPDMLRGEMLDLQHAAAFLPHTKILASTDYSVTAGSDICIITAGARQLPGETRLSLLQRNLALFKQIVPPMAKHSPGALLLVVSNPVDVLTYIAWKLSGFPPNRVIGSGTNLDSSRFKFLLAEHLEVNAQDVQAYMVGEHGDSSVALWSSISVGGVPILSQLTKDKAAMEQGVLERIRKAVVESAYEVIRLKGYTSWAIGYSVASLARSLLRDQHRIHPVSLLAKGFYGIPEDHEVFLSLPAQLGRSGVLSVANIQLSEEEAARLRRSADTLWELQRQLEI; via the exons ATGAAGAAGGCGTCGTCCCTCTCCGAGCTCGGCTTCGCCAACGACGTCCACCATGCCTTATTCCGGCCGATCCAGGAAGCAGCACCACCCTCCCCGACGAAGCGCCACACCAAGATCTCCGTGGTGGGCGCAGGAAACGTGGGCATGGCCATCGCGCAGACCATCCTGACGCAACACCTCGCCGACGAGCTCGCGCTCGTCGACGCCAAGCCCGACATGCTCCGCGGGGAGATGCTGGACCTGCAGCACGCCGCGGCCTTCCTCCCCCACACCAAGATCCTCGCCTCGACCGACTACTCCGTCACCGCCGGCTCCGACATCTGCATCATCACCGCGGGAGCTCGCCAGCTCCCTGGGGAGACGCGGCTCAGCCTCCTCCAGAGAAACCTGGCGCTGTTCAAGCAGATCGTGCCGCCGATGGCAAAGCACTCGCCGGGAGCGCTGCTGCTGGTGGTGTCGAACCCGGTGGACGTGTTGACCTACATTGCTTGGAAGCTCTCAGGATTCCCGCCCAACCGGGTCATCGGATCCGGGACGAACCTCGATTCCTCCCGCTTCAAGTTCCTTCTGGCTGAGCATCTGGAAGTTAACGCTCAAGATGTACAG GCGTACATGGTAGGGGAGCACGGTGACAGCTCCGTGGCACTGTGGTCCAGCATCAGCGTAGGGGGAGTGCCCATACTGAGCCAGCTCACGAAAGACAAAGCTGCAATGGAGCAAGGAGTGCTAGAGAGGATCAGGAAGGCCGTGGTGGAGAGCGCGTACGAGGTGATCCGCCTCAAAGGCTACACATCTTGGGCCATCGGTTACTCGGTGGCCAGCCTCGCCCGATCCCTTCTTCGCGATCAGCACCGCATCCATCCCGTCTCTCTGCTCGCCAAGGGATTCTACGGCATTCCGGAAGACCACGAGGTCTTCCTCAGCCTTCCTGCCCAGCTCGGTCGCAGCGGCGTCCTCAGCGTCGCCAATATCCAGCTCAGCGAGGAGGAGGCTGCCCGTCTCAGGCGTTCCGCCGACACCCTTTGGGAGCTGCAACGCCAACTCGAGATTTGA